The following proteins are co-located in the Hevea brasiliensis isolate MT/VB/25A 57/8 chromosome 11, ASM3005281v1, whole genome shotgun sequence genome:
- the LOC110655857 gene encoding (R)-mandelonitrile lyase-like yields MEKAIFFYHQYIAFLVIVCAAVSHGRPYSQPEPSYLKFVLNATEFPSEEYYDYIVVGGGTAGCPLAASLSESYRVLLLERGGVAHGNPNLMTQEGFLTTLTEVDTFDSPAQAFISEEGVPNARGRILGGSSAINAGFYSRADPDFFRKSGLDWDLRLVNQSYDWVEKAIVFRPDLRNWQSAVRDGFLEAGVNPYNGYSLDHLLGTKIGGSTFDVTGKRHSAADLLNYANAANIKVAIHASVERVVLASTSYSRSKITAIGVVFRDQRGQYHHAMLHEKGEVILSAGAIGSPQLLLLSGIGPRPYLSSWGIPVAYHLPHVGLYLYDNPRNGVSFVPSIPLEHSLIQVVGITELGAYLEAASNVIPFTPPARSVFIRPASAPLYITVATLMEKIVGPLSTGLLRLASTDVRVNPIVRFNYFSHPIDVERCVNGTRKIGDVLRSRSMEEFMFREWFGARRFRFIGPALPVDQSDYVQMADFCRRTVSTIWHYHGGCVVGKVVDRDYHVNGIGALRVVDGSTFSVSPGTNPQATLMMMGRYVGLKMIRDRMKYK; encoded by the exons atggagaaagccATTTTCTTTTATCATCAGTACATAGCGTTCCTAGTGATCGTCTGTGCAGCTGTTTCTCATGGAAGACCATATTCTCAACCAG AACCAAGTTATCTCAAGTTCGTACTAAACGCCACGGAATTTCCATCAGAGGAGTACTACGATTACATAGTGGTCGGAGGAGGTACCGCTGGTTGCCCATTGGCTGCATCTTTGTCAGAGTCCTATCGAGTTCTTCTTCTTGAACGAGGTGGGGTTGCTCATGGTAATCCCAATTTGATGACCCAAGAAGGATTCCTGACCACACTGACAGAAGTTGATACATTTGATTCTCCAGCACAAGCCTTCATATCTGAGGAAGGTGTCCCAAACGCCAGAGGACGAATTCTTGGTGGCAGTAGTGCAATCAATGCTGGGTTTTATAGTCGAGCGGACCCAGACTTCTTTAGGAAATCAGGTCTCGATTGGGACCTCAGGCTTGTGAATCAGTCGTATGACTGGGTTGAGAAGGCAATTGTATTTAGGCCTGATCTCAGGAACTGGCAATCGGCTGTTAGAGATGGGTTTTTGGAGGCTGGGGTTAATCCCTATAATGGCTATAGCTTAGATCACTTGTTGGGCACAAAGATTGGTGGCTCAACTTTTGATGTTACCGGGAAGAGACACAGTGCAGCAGATCTTCTCAATTATGCAAATGCTGCAAATATTAAAGTAGCTATACATGCAAGTGTGGAAAGAGTTGTTTTAGCATCTACTTCATATTCCAGGTCGAAAATAACAGCAATTGGGGTTGTTTTTCGAGATCAAAGGGGACAATATCACCACGCAATGCTTCACGAAAAGGGAGAGGTGATTCTATCTGCTGGTGCTATTGGAAGCCCACAGTTGCTTTTGTTGAGTGGCATTGGTCCTAGACCTTACCTCTCATCCTGGGGGATTCCTGTGGCATATCATCTTCCACATGTGGGGCTTTATCTCTACGATAATCCCCGCAATGGCGTCTCATTTGTGCCTTCCATCCCACTAGAGCACTCACTGATACAAGTAGTTGGCATTACTGAATTGGGTGCTTATCTTGAAGCAGCTTCCAATGTCATCCCATTTACTCCCCCAGCTCGTTCTGTCTTCATCAGGCCAGCATCTGCACCTCTTTATATTACAGTGGCTACCCTTATGGAGAAAATCGTCGGCCCTCTTTCGACCGGCTTGCTAAGGCTTGCTTCGACAGACGTCAGAGTGAACCCAATTGTTAGATTCAATTACTTTTCTCATCCGATAGATGTAGAAAGGTGTGTAAATGGAACAAGAAAGATTGGAGATGTTCTTAGGAGTCGGTCCATGGAGGAATTTATGTTCCGTGAATGGTTCGGAGCTCGACGTTTCAGATTCATAGGGCCTGCATTGCCTGTTGATCAATCTGATTATGTGCAGATGGCTGATTTTTGTCGCAGAACTGTTAGCACCATATGGCATTACCATGGAGGATGTGTTGTGGGGAAAGTGGTTGATCGTGATTACCATGTCAATGGTATTGGAGCACTTAGAGTTGTTGATGGCTCCACTTTTAGTGTTTCTCCAGGGACTAATCCTCAGGCTACCCTTATGATGATGGGAAG ATATGTTGGACTGAAGATGATCAGAGATCGTATGAAATATAAATGA